One window from the genome of Garra rufa chromosome 1, GarRuf1.0, whole genome shotgun sequence encodes:
- the LOC141344251 gene encoding myeloid-associated differentiation marker homolog produces MVTLNTQSLTTPIGIIRLFEFALTLITFSLVASIGHTTFSFWAWCMFTWCFCCFVTLLIIILEFTSLNTKVPISWDDFTTAFAMLATLMHLAASVIYPTFFVCSTCSIAIAATVMSCICFSLYAAEVGLARAKPGEISGFLSTVPGLLKVLEAFVACIIFICLNSSFYRFFPGLQWCVAVYSICFIVTLLIIILTIGRLLARIPFMDKCLTGFNVLAVLLYLTAVVIWPVYSFQNNPRPQGCVHCYWDNLVVVSCMTCINLIVYIVDTVYSVRLVFFVSPA; encoded by the coding sequence ATGGTAACCCTGAACACTCAATCTCTCACCACGCCAATCGGAATAATCCGGCTCTTTGAATTCGCACTAACGCTCATTACCTTCAGCCTGGTGGCTTCTATAGGCCACACTACCTTTTCATTCTGGGCTTGGTGCATGTTCACCTGGTGCTTCTGCTGTTTCGTGACCCTCCTCATCATCATCCTGGAGTTCACCAGCCTGAACACCAAGGTGCCTATTTCTTGGGATGACTTCACTACGGCTTTTGCAATGCTGGCCACGCTTATGCACTTGGCTGCTTCGGTCATCTACCCCACGTTCTTCGTATGCTCCACATGTTCGATCGCGATCGCGGCCACGGTGATGTCCTGCATATGCTTTAGCCTGTACGCAGCCGAGGTGGGACTGGCCCGAGCAAAACCCGGGGAGATCAGCGGGTTCCTGTCCACGGTGCCAGGCTTGCTGAAGGTTCTGGAGGCGTTTGTAGCCTGCATTATCTTCATCTGTCTGAATTCGAGTTTTTACCGCTTCTTCCCTGGGCTCCAGTGGTGCGTGGCTGTGTACTCGATTTGCTTTATCGTTACTCTCCTCATTATCATCCTTACAATCGGCAGGTTGCTGGCTCGAATCCCCTTCATGGACAAATGTTTGACGGGGTTCAATGTACTGGCTGTTTTATTGTACCTCACGGCTGTGGTGATATGGCCTGTCTACAGTTTCCAGAACAATCCTAGACCACAAGGATGCGTTCACTGTTACTGGGACAACCTGGTTGTTGTTTCCTGCATGACTTGCATCAATCTGATCGTCTACATCGTGGATACTGTTTACTCAGTGCGTCTGGTGTTCTTCGTTTCACCTGCCTAG